The sequence below is a genomic window from Kitasatospora kifunensis.
CCGGAAGGGCTCGGGCAAAAGATAGAGCGGTGGGCGGGATCCTGATCAGGATCCCGCCCACCGCCACGTGTGGGTCCAGCGCGCTGCGGTACGTCGGCGAACCTCCCCCGAGGACACGGCCGCCGCCCGACGTTCCACCGGACAGGAGGCCGGGGCCACGCGCGAGCACACGCTATGAGTTTTTAGGGTCGTAGGACGGTCTACCTGGGGGGCTTCTTGCCGGTGACGCCCAAGTAGACCAGGGGGGCGAGGGTGGGCTTGAGGTCCTTGACCTTGACACCCCAGGAGGTGAAGGCCTTCTGATGCTCAGCCGCCGAAGCTAGCAGCGAGATCAGCGAGCCGGCCACCGCCGCGGCGTCTTGCGCCTTGTCGGCCTGGCCCTTGGCCTGGAGGTCCTTGACGGCATCCGCGAGCGGCTTGGCGACCGAGTTGAGGACCGTCATGCGGATCTTGAAGAACCGCTTGTCCCCTTCTGCGGCACCAAGGGTGACCACGCGCAGAATGGCGTCGTTCTTGCGCCAGAAGGCAAGGAATCCGTCCACCAGTTCTTCGGAGGTGGTGGCACCGGACTTTCCTGCCCAGGACTTTCCGTCGATCAGCTCTTTGAGCTCGACGGAGTCCTTGGCCATTTCCTCGGCGATCTCGAGGACTGCGCCCTCGACATCCGGGAAGTACTGGTAGAAGGTCGCGGGGGAGGTACCCGCCATACGGGCGACGTCGATGACCTTGACGTCCCGGTACGGCGACGTGCTGAGCATCTCGCGGAGGCAGTCGAGCAGCTTCTGCCGCGTCTCCTGTCCGCGTCGCCCGGCGACGCGACCGTCGACGGTGCGAACTTGTCCTGTCATGCCGTCAGCTTACCGCGCACCGATCATGGCGCGATTCGGTGATGCGACTATTAGTCCGCACGGGGGCGGTAATGGGGGCGCGATAGCGATATTCGAAGCCCCCCCGTGTGCTGATGGCGGCACAGAGTGACGGCCAGTGGGCTGAGGGGGCCTCGGGTCGCTCTGTGTAGTGCGGCGCATGAATGCGGTGACTCCCGAGGGGGCGTCAGATTGGCTGGCCGATCGCCGAGTCGACGGGCCGTCGGTCGCGGTGGCGGCGCGCGGGGGCGGCAGCTGGCTGGAAGCCGACGGTAGGGCGCGACACGGCCGCAGAGCTGGGGCAGGGGGAGATTGGCTCAGGGGCCGGGTGCATTGGAGAATCAACTCCGGCCCCTCTGGGGGTACCTCCCGGCCGAAGGCTGGGGGAGGGTGTCGTGCGGACGGGGAGGTGGCAGCCGAGTGGACCAGCTGACGGCGCAGGATCCGAGACGGATCGGGCCGTTCGAGGTGCTCGGGCGCCTCGGCGCCGGTGGGATGGGGCTGGTGTACCTGGCACGGTCCGCCTCGGGCCGGCGGGTGGCCATCAAGACGGTGCGCGGCGAACTCGCCGAGGACGAGCTGTTCCGGGTCCGCTTCGCCCGGGAGATCGCGGCGGCCAAGACGGTCGGCGGCTTCTACACCGCGGCCGTGGTGGACGCGGACGCGGATGCCCGGGTGCCGTGGCTGGCCACCGCGTACGTCCCCGCGCCCTCGCTGGAGGACCTGGTCGGCGACTGCGGGCCGCTGCCGGTGGACGCGGTGCGCTGGCTGGTGGCGGGGATCGCCGAGGCCCTGCAGTCCATCCACGCCGCAGGGCTGGTGCACCGTGACCTCAAGCCGTCCAACGTGCTGGTGGTCGAGGACGGCCCGCGGGTGATCGACTTCGGCATCGCGGCCGGGGTCTCGAACAGCCGGCTGACCATGACCAACGTGGCGGTGGGCACGCCCGCCTACATGTCGCCGGAACAGGCCAAGGACAGCCGCAGTGTCACCGGGGCCAGCGACGTCTTCTCACTCGGTTCGCTGCTGGTCTTCTGTGCCACCGGGCACGCGCCCTACCACGGCGGTAACCCGGTGGAGACGGTCTTCAAGCTGCTGCGCGAGCAGCCGGACCTGTCCGGGCTGCCGGTCGAGCTGGTCGACCTGGTCCGGGCCTGCATGCGGCCCGCGCCCGAGCACCGGCCCACGCCCGCGCAGATCCAGGCGGAGCTGGCCCCGCATCTGTTCTCCCGGGACGACGCGGGGGAGGAGGGTGGCAACTGGCTGCCGCCCGAGGCGGTGGAGCTGATCGAGCGCAGGCGACGGCCGCTGCCGACGCCGCGCCCCACGGCCGCGCCCCCCGTACCGGTGGTTGCGCCCCCGGCGATCCCGCCGGTGCCGCCGGGTCCGCCGCCGATGCCCGCGCCCTACCTGTCGGCGCACGCCGGGTCCGCCGCGCCCGAGGGGCACTGGGGACCCCCCTCGCCCCCGCCGTTGCCGCCCTCGGCGCCCGCGCCGGTGCGACGCGAGGCGGTGGACCCGCGCACCGGCGCGCTGGGGCCGCTGGGCTCCTCGGCGATGGCCCAGGCGGCGGGCTCCTCGATGGTCGGCCGACCCGCCGCGGGCCAGGCCGGGGCGGGCCAGGCGGGCACCCAGGGCGGCGTGGACGGCGAGGTGGCCACCGCCAAGCTGGGCGCGGCCCGTCGGCATCGGAGGGACCCGGTCCAGGAGATCCAGCTCTCCGGTGCCTCGGTGCGGATAGGGCCTGGGCCGCAGGCACACGGCGTGGAGCCGGCGCCGCCGGCCGCTGCTCCGACGCCGGCCGAGACCGACTGGGTCCGCCGAGCGGGTGGCACGACCACCGCCCCCGCCGGCCCGGCCACCGCCCCCGTGGAGCAGAGCACGCAGGGCCGGTGGCGGCCGTGGCGGTTCCGGATGTCCAACGACGTCTGGGGTACGCCGGTGGTCGCCGACGGCACCCTGTTCATCTCCAGCTTCGAGGTGCACGCCCTGGACATCGCCTCGGGCCGGCGCCGCTACAAGACCCGGGACGTGGCCTGGGCGGTGGCGGTGGACGCGGGCCGACTGCACGCCGCCGACGGCCCGCACCTCTACACCGTGGACGTCGCCGACGGCACCGAGCGCTGGCGCACCTCGCTGGACGGCTGGGTCTACGCGCTGGACGCCGCCGACGGGGTGCTCTGCTGCGGGCTGCGCGGCGGCGGGGTGCAGGTGCGCTCGACGGCCAACGGCGCCGAGCTGTGGCGGGTGGAGGACGCCCAGCAGGACTACGAGAACCCGCAGTCGGGGCCGGCGCTGCTGGCCGGCTCGGTCTACTACTACGGCGGCGGGCGGCTGCGCTGCGTGGACGCCAGGGGCGGACTGCCGCGCTGGAGCTTCCCGGTCGGCGAGGACGTGCCCTCCCGTCCGGCGGTGCGCGGCGGCCTGGTCTATGTGACGGCGGGGACGGCGGTGTACGCGCTGGACGCCGCGAGCGGGGCGCAGCGCTGGCGGTTCGAGGCGCCGGTGGTGCTCTTCACCCCGCCGACGCTGGACGACTCGGCCACCCCGGCCGTCTACGTCGCGGACTACCTGGGCACCCTCTACGCCCTGGACGGCGCCACCGGACGGGTGCGCTGGCAGGCGCGCACCGCGAGCCGGCAGGGTGCCGAGCCGGTGGTGCTGGCCGGGCGCAGCGCGCTGATCGCCAGCGGGGACACCCTCTACGCCTTCGACACGGCGAGCGGGCGGGAGCTGTGGCGGTACGCGGCGCGCGGCGAGATCGTCGGTGCCCCGGCGGCGGCCGACGGGCTGGTCCACCTGGGCAGCCGGGACCACTCGCTGCACACGGTGGACCTCGCCACCGGGCGGCTGCGCTGGGAGCTGGGGACCAAGGGCGAGCTGACGGGCTCTCCGGTGGCCGCCCACGGCCGGGTCTTCGTGAGCAGCAAGGACCGCTGCGTCTACGCGCTGGACGCGGTCTACGGAACGGCGGTGCCCGAGCAGCGCTAGGGCCTCCGGCGGCACCTCCGGCGGCACCTCCTGCGGCGCGCCATTGACGGCGATTCGGACATATCGGTGGAATGCTGACAAAACCCGGCGATGGTCGGGCAGCAGTCCCCGCATGGACGGAACCGGAGGCAGTCCAGGTGCACCCCACGAAGGATCACACCCGCCCGATCCCGACCGGCTCGCGTCCCACCGGACCCAAGGCGGTCGCCGTCCGGCTGGCCGGGCCGGGGGCGATCGCGCTCTGCGTCGTGCTGGCCGTGAGCGGTTGCACCAGCGGCTCCTCGTCCTCGTCCTCGGCGTCCTCCTCGACCGGGGCGAGCGCCTCGCCCTCGGTGACCAGCCAGCTGCAGACCGAGTACCAGCAGGTGATCGCCAATGTGCTGCCCTCGGTGGTGCAGATCACCACGGCCTCCGGGCTCGGCTCGGGGATCGTCTACGACGACAAGGGCGACATCGTCACCAACGCCCACGTGGTGGGCACCGCGACCAGCTTCCAGGTGAGCCTGGCCAACAGCAGCAACCAGCTGGACGCCACCCTGGTCGGCAGCTACCCGGACTCCGACCTCGCGGTGGTCAAGCTGAGCAGCCCGCCCAGCGGCCTGCGCCCGGTGACCTTCGGCAACAGCGCCCAGGTGGAGGTCGGACAGATCGCCCTGGCGATGGGCAGCCCGCTCGGGCTCTCCAGCAGCGTGACCGAGGGCATCGTCTCCGCCACCGGGCGGACCGTCACCGAACCGCAGGGCGGTGGCTCGCCCGGCGCGACCATCGGCAACATGGTGCAGACCTCGGCCGCGATCAACCCCGGCAACAGCGGCGGGGCACTGGTCAACCTGTCCAGCCAGGTGATCGGCATCAACACGCTGGCCGCCGTCGACCCGGAGCTGAACGGCAGCGCCGCCACCGGCATCGGCTTCGCGATCCCGAGCGCCACCATCACCAGCATCGCCGACCAGCTGATCAGCACCGGCAAGGTGACCAACTCAGGCCGGGCCGCGCTCGGCATCACCGCCCGCACCTACTACAGCGGCAGCTACCAGCCGGCCGGTGTGGTGATCGTCAGCGTCACCTCCGGCGGCCCGGCGGCCTCGGCCGGTCTGCAGGCGGGCGACGTGATCACCCAGGTCGGCAGCACCCCGATCAGCACGCTCAACTCGCTGACCACCGCGCTGGCCTCGCTCTCGCCCGGCAGCAAGACCACGGTGACCTACACCCGTAGTGGTGCGAGCAAGACGGCCGACGTGACCTTGGGCACGCTCGGCTCCTGACGGGGCGTCGGGGCCGCGCGGGGCGGCGGCCCCGCACCAGAAACCGGTCCGGTGGTGGCGTGCCGCGCAAGGGTCGCCACCACCGGACCACGCTCGACGAGACGCCCTCGCCAGGCTTCAGGCCTCAGGCCGTCCGGGCGGCCCTGGTGTGCCAGGGCAGTTCTATGGTGACCGTGGTCGGGCCGCCCTCGGGGCTCTCCACCAGGAAGACGCCGTCCACCGCGCCGACCCGCTCGGCCAGGCCGGCCAGCCCGCCGCCGGGGCGGAAGCCGCCGCCGGGGGCGGTGGCGCCGCCCCGCCCGTCGTCACGGACCTGGAGCATCAACCGGTCGGCGGAGCGCCAGGCGTCCACCGCGGCGCTGTTGGCCCCCGAGTGCTTCGAGGTGTTGGTGAGCAGCTCGCTGACGGTGAAGTAGGCGATGCCCTCCACCGCGGAGTCCGGGCGCTCGGTGACCCCGTCGGGGCCGGTGAGGTCGACGTTGACCTTCACCCCGCCGGGCACGGTGCAGCGGGCGGCCACCGCGGAGAGCGCCGCATCCAGACCACGGTCGGTCAGCACGGCGGGGTGGATGCCCCGGGCCAGGTCGCGCAGCTCCTGCAGGGCCAGCTTCACCTCGCCGTGCGCGGCGTCGACCATCTTGGCGGCCGAGATCTGCTCCGCCGTCAGCTCGGTCTCCAGCAGCTTCTCCTTGGCCAGCCCGAGGTCCATGGCCAGGGCGACCAGCCGGGCCTGGGCGCCGTCGTGCAGGTCGCGCTCGATCCGGCGCAGGTCGGCGGCGGCGGTGTCGACCACCGCGCCGCGGTCCTCCTCCAGCTCGCGCACCCGCTCCGAGAGCTGGCCCGGGCCGAGCAACTGCTCCACCAGCACCCGGTGGGCCACCGCCAGGTAGCGGACCACCCAGGGCAGCAGCGGCCAGCCGGCCACCAGGAAGACCGCCGTCAGGGTGAAGGTCAGGATGCCCCAGGGCAGCATCAGCAGGCAGTAGAGCACCGAGCGCCAGCTCAGCCCGTCGGTGAGCGAGGCCAGCACCCAGCCCGTCACCCCGGGTCTGGCCGCCGCCAGCGGCGTCGGCTCCTCGACCTGGGCGCCCAGGCACCTGCGGGCCTGCTGCCGGGCCAGCGCACCGATGCCGCGTGCCCCGCGCAGCCCCAGAACCAGTACCGGCAGCCCGATCACCGTGATGCTCAGCCCCGCGCCGACGCTGAGCGTGGCGACGGTGAAGAGGAAGACCGCCATGCCGAAGGGCGCACCGAGCAGGTGGTGGAGCACCTCGCGCCACATCTGGACGCCGTACAGCGGCCGGGCCGCGCGGCGGCGCTCGCCGGGGAGCTTCATCGTGTGCGTCCGTTCCGATCGTGACGAGGGGCTGGGGGCTACAGCTTCGCGGAACCCAGGGGTCCGGCGCACGGGGGCTAGGGCGAGTCTTCAGGGGGGGATAACCCCACCCTCCACGTGAGGAGGGGCCGTCCTACCAGTGGACCGAGTCGTCTTAGGGGTCGGGCAGGGTTCCGGAGAGACGTAGTCATGGCCATAGACTCACGGCGTAGCAAGGTTATGGATGTGTAAAAAGAGACCTGTGTTGCCTGGCTCGGCCAGGCTCGCTGAGCAGGAGGCGAACGCATGCAGGGGCCCTGGGCCACCGCCCTCGCGGCCGACCCCGCGCTGGGCGGCGGCTACTTCCACGCGTACGCGGCGGTGGGGCTGCTCGCGGTGGTCGGTGCGCTCTTCCTCGCGGTGGCGTTCACGGCCAACCGCTTGCTGCGCCCGGCGATCTGGTCCCCCGAGAAGCTGCTCAGCTACGAGTGCGGGGTCGACCCGGTCGGCGAAGGCTGGGCGCACACCCAGGTCCGCTACTACATTTACGCCTTCCTCTACGTGATCTTCGCGGTCGACGCGATCTACCTCTTCCCGTGGGCGACGGTCTTCGCCGCCGCGGGGTACGGCATGGGGACGCTGGTGGAGATGTTCATCTTCCTCGGCTTCCTGGCGGTCGGCCTGCTCTACGCCTGGAAGAAGGGGGTCCTGGAATGGACGTGACCCACAGCCACGGCTCGGGCGGCCCGGTCCCGCTCGGCCTGCCCGATCCCGCCAACCCCGGCCCGGGGGCGCTGGAGCAGCGCCGGCTGGGACCGCTGGCCCGGCTCGCCCCGGACCCGGTCAAGGTGGTGCTCAACTGGGGCCGCCGCTACAGCCTCTGGTGCTTCAACTTCGGCCTGGCCTGCTGCGCGATCGAGTTCATCGCCGCGTCGATGGCCAAGCACGACTTCATCCGGATGGGCGTGATCCCGTTCGCGCCCGGGCCCCGGCAGGCCGATCTGATGATCGTCTCGGGCACGGTGACGGACAAGATGGCCCCCGCCGTCAAGCGCCTCTACGAGCAGATGCCGGAGCCGAAGTACGTCATCTCCTTCGGCGCCTGCTCCAACTCAGGTGGGCCCTACTGGGACTCCTACTCGGTCACCAAGGGCGTGGACCAGATCATCCCGGTCGACGTCTACGTCCCCGGCTGCCCGCCGCGTCCCGAGGCGCTGCTGCAGGGCATCCTCAAGCTGCAGGAGAAGATCGCGGCCGAGTCGCTGGCGGAGCGCTACACCGGACCGTCGACCGGTGCGCTGCGCCGTCCGCTGGTGCCGGGCCCCGGGGGTGCGCAGTGAGCGAGGAGCTGACGGCCGAGCGGGCGGCAGCCGCCATCGGACCTTGGGCCAGCGCCGCGCAGGCCTACGAGCTGCTGACCGTCGACGTGCCGGCCGAGCACTGGATCGAGGCCCTGACCGCCGCCCGGGACGGGCTCGGCCTGCGCTTCTTCGACTGGCTGAGCGCGGTGGACGAGCTCGCCGAGGGCTTCGCGATCTGCGCACACCTGGCGGCTGTCGGAGATGGTGCCGGGCATGGCGACGGGGTGCGTCACCTGCTGCTGCGCACCCGGGTGCCGCGCGCGGGCGCCGCACTGCCGACCGCCGCGGGCGTCTACGCCGGGGCCGGCTGGCACGAGCGCGAGACGCACGAGATGTTCGGGATCGACTTCACCGGGCACCCGCACCTGACGCCGCTGCTGCTGCCGGAGGGCTTCGAGGGCCATCCGCTGCGCAAGGAGTTCGTGCTCGCGGCGCGGGTGGCCAAGGCCTGGCCCGGCGCCAAGGAGCCAGGGGAGAGCGACCACGGGGACGGTCCCGCCCGGCGCAAGATGCAGCCCCCCGGCGTGCCCGACCCCAACGAGTGGGGACCGCTGAAGGGCACCCTGCCGCCGGTCGCCGAGCGGCCGGCCCGCGCCGCCCGCGGACCGCGCGCGGCGGCGGCCGGGGCCGGGGCGGAGGGCGCGCCCGCGGTGCGGGCCGACCGGCCGCGCCGCACCCGCAGCATCACGGAGGGCTCGACCAGCCAGTCGGCGGCCGCGGCAGCTGCGGTGCCCGAGGCGGCCACCGCTCCGGCGGCCCCGGAGCTGCCCGCGCGCACCCGCAGCGCCGACGCGCCGTGGCACGCCCCGGTCCCGGCGCGTGACCCCGAGGCCGGCAAGTCGCCCGAGCCTGGCAAGTCGCCCGAGCCTGGCGAGGCAGCCGTGCCCGAGAAGTCGACCGAGTCGACGTCTGACGCGCGGCCAGCCGAGCCCAACGCCCCTGAGCCCAAGGCCCCTGAGCCCAAGGCCCCCGAGAACCAGGACGGAGACAGCGCATGAACCTGCTCGACATGCTGCTGCGCTGCCTCGCCGCGCTGGTGGTCATGCTCACCTTCCCGCTGATCATCGGCCAGACCGAGCACAAGGTGATGGCCCACATGCAGGGCCGGCTCGGCCCGATGTACGCCGGTGGCTTCCACGGCTGGGCCCAGCTGGTGGCGGACGGCGTCAAGTTCGCGCAGAAGGAGGACATCGTCCCGGCCGGTGCCGACCGGCGGGTCTTCCAGCTGGCCCCGGCCGTCGCGCTGCTGCCGTACCTGCTGGTGCTGCTGGCCGTGCCGGTCGGCCCGAACGGCTTCGTCGGGCAGGCGATCGACGCGGGCATCTTCTTCGTGCTCGCGGTCATGGGTATCGGCGTGCTCGGCTCGCTGATGGCCGGCTGGGCCTCGGCGAACAAGTTCTCGCTGCTCGGCGGTCTGCGCACGGCCGCCCAGCTGATGTCCTACGAGCTGCCGATGCTGCTGGCCGGCGCCTCGGTGGCGATGGCGGCCGGCACCCTGTCGCTGCCGGGGATCGTGGACGCCTTCCACTGGTGGTGGATCCCGTGGCAGGCGATCGGCGCGTTCGTCTTCTTCACGGCCGGGCTCGCCGAGCTGCAGCGCCCGCCGTTCGACATGCCGGTGGCCGACTCCGAGATCATCTTCGGCGCCTACACCGAGTACACCGGGCTGCGCTTCGCGCTCTTCCTGCTCTCCGAGTACGCGGGCATCCTGGTGCTCTGCGCGCTGACCACGGTGCTCTTCCTCGGCGGCTGGCACGGCCCGCTCCCGCACAGCCTCGGCTGGCTCTGGACGCTGCTGAAGACCTTCGCGCTCGCCTTCGTGGTGATCTGGGCCCGGGTGACCTTCCCCCGCCTGCGCGAGGACCAGCTGATGCGCTTCGCCTGGACCGTCCTGATCCCGCTCGCGCTCCTCCAGCTCGTCCTGACCGGCATCATCAAGGTGGCGATCTCCCAGTGAAGCTTCCCGGCTCCGGCCTGGCCAAGGGCCTGGCCGTCACCCTGCGGACGATGACGAAGAAGACCGTCACCGCGCAGTACCCCGAGGTACAGCCGCAGCTGCCGCCGCGCAGCCGCGGTGTGATCGGGCTGCTGGAGGAGAACTGCACGGTCTGCATGCTCTGCGCCCGGGAGTGCCCGGACTGGTGCATCTACATCGACTCGCACAAGGAGACCCTCCCGGCGGCCGACCCGAACGCGCGCGCCCGCACCCGCAACGTGCTGGACCGCTTCGCCATCGACTTCTCGCTCTGCATGTACTGCGGGATCTGCATCGAGGTCTGCCCGTTCGACGCGCTCTTCTGGTCGCCCGAGTTCGAGTACGCGGAGACCGACATCCTGGAGCTGACCCACGAGCGCGAGAAGCTGCGCGAGTGGATGTGGACGGTGCCGGCCCCGCCGGCCCTGGACCCGGCGGCCGAGGAGCCCAAGGAGATCGCCGCCGCCCGCAAGGCCGCCGACAAGCTGGCCGCCGCGTCGGGGGGTGACGGAGCATGAGCACGCTGCTTGCCGCCGCCGGCTCGCTGGCGCCCGCGAGCCGGGGCTTCCTGTCGCCGACCGGCGTGGAGATCGTCTTCGTCCTGGTCGGCCTCGCCGTGCTGGGCTCGGCGCTGATCTCGGTGACCACCAGGCAACTGGTGCACGCCGCGCTCTGGCTGGTCGTCGCGCTCGGCGGCCTGGCGATCGAGTTCCTGCTGCTCACCGCCGAGTTCGTGGCCTGGGTACAGGTGCTGATCTACCTCGGCTCGGTGGTCGTGCTGGTGCTCTTCGGGCTGATGCTCACCAAGGCGCCGATCGGCCGCTCGCCGGACGCCGACTCGGGCAACCGCTGGGTCGCCCTCGGGGTCGCGCTGGCCTCGGCCGGCACCCTGGTGACCCTGGTGGTGGACGCCTTCCGCACCTCCTGGATCGACCTGGGCGCGGGTGGCGGCAGCACCGCCGTCACCGGGGCCAGCCTGTTCCGGTACTGGGTGCTGCCCTTCGAGGCGCTCTCGGTGCTGCTGCTGGCCGCACTGGTCGGGGCGATCGTGATCTCCCGGACCGGCAAGGGCGGCGCCAAGCCGCGCGCGGGCAAGCTGCGCACCCCGCGCTCCGTCGGCGCCCCGCGCCCCGCCCGCGCCACCGCCGCCCCCGAGCAGCAGGAGCGCTGAGAGCCGATGCACCTCGCCTACCCCGCCGTCCTGGCCGCACTGCTCTTCAGCATCGGCGTCTACGGCCTGCTCGCCCGGCGCAACGCCGTCCTGGTGCTGATGTCGGTGGAGCTGATGCTCAACGCCGTCAACCTCAACCTGGTCGCCTTCGACGCCTGGCTGCGCGACGCGCTGCACGCCGGGCAGGCGCTCACCCTCTTCACCATCACCGTGGCCGCCGCGGAGATCGGGCTGGGTCTGGCCATCGTGCTGCTGGTCTTCCGGACCAAGGGCACGGCCGACGTCGACCGACTGACCGAACTGGGCGACCGTGCCGCCGAGGTCCCGGCCCAGGCCGGGCCGCTCGACCTGCCCGCCCCCGACAACGAAGATCCCGCGTCGAAGGGCCAGGTCGTCTCGTGAACATCGCCCTCCCCGCGCTGGTTCCGGCGCTGCCCGCGCTCGGCGCCGCCGCCACCTTCGCCACCGGGCGTCGGGCCCCGGGCTACAGCCGCCCGCTGGCGATCCTGCCGGTCGCGGCCGCCGCCGTGCTCGCCCTGGTCACCGCCCTGCAGCTGGGCACCGGGCACACCCTGGACGCCGCCACCCGGCTCACCCCCACCGGCGGCCCCGACATCTGGCTCGCGATCCACCTGGACGGCTACACCTCGCTGATCTCCGTGCTGGTCGGTCTGGTCGCCACCTGCGTGCAGGTCTACTCCACGGCCTACCTGCGCACCGACCCGCGCTACCCGTCCTACGCGGCGCTGGTCTCGCTCTTCACCGCCGCGATGTTCCTGGTGGTGTACTCGGGCGACCTGATCGTGCTGCTGGTCGGCTGGGAGATCATGGGCATCTGCTCGTACTTCCTGATCGGCCACCACTGGGAGACCGCGGATGCCCGGGCCGCTTCGCTCAAGGCCTTCCTGGTCACCAAGCTCGGTGACGTGCCGTTCCTGTTCGGCATCTTCCTGCTCGCGGCCGACGCGCACACCTTCCGGATCAGCGGCGTGCTGGCAGCCGCCGCGAACGGCCAGCTGCACCACCCCACGCTGATCGCGCTGCTGCTGCTGGCCGGGGTGGCCGGCAAGAGCGCGCAGTTCCCGTTGCACACCTGGCTGCCGGACGCGATGGCCGGCCCCACCCCGGTCTCCGCGCTGATCCACGCCGCCACCATGGTCGCGGCCGGTATCTACCTGGTGGCCCGGCTGCTGCCGGTCTTCCTGCTCTCCGGTGCCGCACTGGTGGTGCTCGCGGTGATGGCCGCCGTGACGATGGTCGGCTCGGCGCTCTGCGCGCTGGCCCAGGACGACATCAAGCGGGTGCTGGCGTACTCCACCGTCGGCCAGCTGGGCTACATGGCCGGCGCGCTGGCCAGCGGCGACCGCGAGGCGGCCGTCTTCCACCTGGTCGGCCACGGCGCGTTCAAGGCGCTGCTGTTCCTGGCCGCCGGCGTGCTGATCCACGCCGCGCACACCAACTCGCTCTCCGCGATGTCCCGGCTGCCCGGGCTGCGCGACCGGGTGCCGGACGCCCGCTGGACGCTGGGCATCGGCCTGGTGGCGCTGGTCGGCCTGCCGCCGTTCACCGGCTTCTTCAGCAAGGAGGCGGTGCTCACCGCCGCCGAGCACGCGGCCACCGGCGAGGCGCTGACCAACGGCGTCGGCCCGGCGGCCGGCGTGCCGCACGCGGCCGGCTGGATCGTGCTGGTGGCCGGGCTGGTCACCGCGCTGCTCACCGCCGCCTACGCGACCCGGCTGTGGCTGCTCGCCTTCCCGAGCCGCCCGTTCGCCGCTGCGGTCGCGGCCCCGGCGGTTGCCGCCGCCGAGCCGGGCGCGCCCTACTCGCCCGAGCTCGACGAGGTCGACCCCGGGCAGGCGGAACCGCCCGCGATGCGCTGGCCGCTGTGGGTGCTGGCACTGCCGACGATGGCC
It includes:
- a CDS encoding 4Fe-4S binding protein, with translation MTKKTVTAQYPEVQPQLPPRSRGVIGLLEENCTVCMLCARECPDWCIYIDSHKETLPAADPNARARTRNVLDRFAIDFSLCMYCGICIEVCPFDALFWSPEFEYAETDILELTHEREKLREWMWTVPAPPALDPAAEEPKEIAAARKAADKLAAASGGDGA
- the nuoK gene encoding NADH-quinone oxidoreductase subunit NuoK — its product is MHLAYPAVLAALLFSIGVYGLLARRNAVLVLMSVELMLNAVNLNLVAFDAWLRDALHAGQALTLFTITVAAAEIGLGLAIVLLVFRTKGTADVDRLTELGDRAAEVPAQAGPLDLPAPDNEDPASKGQVVS
- a CDS encoding NADH-quinone oxidoreductase subunit 5 family protein, whose translation is MNIALPALVPALPALGAAATFATGRRAPGYSRPLAILPVAAAAVLALVTALQLGTGHTLDAATRLTPTGGPDIWLAIHLDGYTSLISVLVGLVATCVQVYSTAYLRTDPRYPSYAALVSLFTAAMFLVVYSGDLIVLLVGWEIMGICSYFLIGHHWETADARAASLKAFLVTKLGDVPFLFGIFLLAADAHTFRISGVLAAAANGQLHHPTLIALLLLAGVAGKSAQFPLHTWLPDAMAGPTPVSALIHAATMVAAGIYLVARLLPVFLLSGAALVVLAVMAAVTMVGSALCALAQDDIKRVLAYSTVGQLGYMAGALASGDREAAVFHLVGHGAFKALLFLAAGVLIHAAHTNSLSAMSRLPGLRDRVPDARWTLGIGLVALVGLPPFTGFFSKEAVLTAAEHAATGEALTNGVGPAAGVPHAAGWIVLVAGLVTALLTAAYATRLWLLAFPSRPFAAAVAAPAVAAAEPGAPYSPELDEVDPGQAEPPAMRWPLWVLALPTMAFGIAGLRTDWLPKLLDGGSLRPSLATGVLGTGVALAGVLISYATWRTVSARGAMGAPPVEDWGRVPVQGGVPDAERLTPAGPPPAQADPGRVLLGPLYGPAQHGFHLDRLYSLLFVRPTVAAAELVKFLDREVVEGYVQASGGTAKLLGWVVRRSQTGNAQTYLSALLAGVVLIAVFVAVGT
- the nuoH gene encoding NADH-quinone oxidoreductase subunit NuoH — its product is MNLLDMLLRCLAALVVMLTFPLIIGQTEHKVMAHMQGRLGPMYAGGFHGWAQLVADGVKFAQKEDIVPAGADRRVFQLAPAVALLPYLLVLLAVPVGPNGFVGQAIDAGIFFVLAVMGIGVLGSLMAGWASANKFSLLGGLRTAAQLMSYELPMLLAGASVAMAAGTLSLPGIVDAFHWWWIPWQAIGAFVFFTAGLAELQRPPFDMPVADSEIIFGAYTEYTGLRFALFLLSEYAGILVLCALTTVLFLGGWHGPLPHSLGWLWTLLKTFALAFVVIWARVTFPRLREDQLMRFAWTVLIPLALLQLVLTGIIKVAISQ
- a CDS encoding NADH-quinone oxidoreductase subunit J family protein; translation: MSTLLAAAGSLAPASRGFLSPTGVEIVFVLVGLAVLGSALISVTTRQLVHAALWLVVALGGLAIEFLLLTAEFVAWVQVLIYLGSVVVLVLFGLMLTKAPIGRSPDADSGNRWVALGVALASAGTLVTLVVDAFRTSWIDLGAGGGSTAVTGASLFRYWVLPFEALSVLLLAALVGAIVISRTGKGGAKPRAGKLRTPRSVGAPRPARATAAPEQQER